ACCAGCTGCCGCTGACCTCGCGCCGCTTCCGGGCCGACCGCGGCGCGGCGCTGGCGGTGGGTCCGGGCTACGTGTTCGACGACGACAAAGCGCGCCTTGAGTTGCGCATCCAGCGCCTGGAATCCGGCCTGGTGTGGGCCGAAGACCCGCGCAACAGCGCGCGGCGCATCGTCAGCAACGTCGAGATTTATCAGGCCGAGGCCGACCGCGAGGCGCAGGTCTACTCCGTAGTCGAAATCCATCGCAGCCGCATCGACGCCCAGCAGCGACGCCTGACCGCGGCCCGCACCGACCGCTGGCGCTGCGAGGGCGGCGTCTGGCGCTTGGTACGCCGGCTGATCCAGTTCGACCACCCGGTGGTGATCGACAGCAACCTGAACGTGTTTTTCTAAAGGAGCAGGACACCCATGAAGCCCCACGAGCACGCCCAACCCCCCCAGGACTACTCGCGTTACATGGACCTGAAGGAAGGCTGGGTCGACCGGCGCATCTTCTGGGATGAGGCCATCTACGAACGCGAGCTGGAGGCCATCTTCGCCCGCTGCTGGCAGTTCGTGGCGCACGACTCGCAGGTTCCGAACGCCGGGGATTTCGTGACCACCTACATCGGCGAGGACGGCGTGATCGTGTCCCGTCACACCGACGGCGAGGTGTACGTGTACCTGAACGCATGCACCCACCGCGGCAACAAGATCT
This genomic stretch from Immundisolibacter sp. harbors:
- a CDS encoding aromatic-ring-hydroxylating dioxygenase subunit beta; this encodes QLPLTSRRFRADRGAALAVGPGYVFDDDKARLELRIQRLESGLVWAEDPRNSARRIVSNVEIYQAEADREAQVYSVVEIHRSRIDAQQRRLTAARTDRWRCEGGVWRLVRRLIQFDHPVVIDSNLNVFF